One window from the genome of Dyadobacter sp. CECT 9275 encodes:
- the nusG gene encoding transcription termination/antitermination protein NusG, with the protein MNEESLPWRVVQTRSRSEKKTAAYIQAMGVKLYLPLQKRKKQWSDRTKVVEEPLFPGYLFAQFEEGQRYPVLNTPGVVRIVSFGGEYASIPDAQIDALQNFSYLDNEVLVVNNELLSGQEVLIASGPFKNLSGRLVRHNGKGKLLIEFVALGQGLLVELDRTKLILR; encoded by the coding sequence ATGAACGAGGAATCCCTTCCCTGGCGCGTGGTACAAACCCGGTCCAGGTCCGAAAAAAAGACGGCTGCCTACATACAGGCAATGGGTGTGAAACTATATCTGCCACTGCAGAAGAGAAAAAAGCAGTGGAGCGACCGCACCAAAGTTGTAGAAGAACCCTTGTTTCCAGGTTATTTATTTGCTCAGTTTGAAGAAGGGCAACGGTATCCTGTGCTTAATACACCAGGTGTAGTGCGCATAGTATCCTTTGGGGGAGAGTACGCCTCCATTCCGGATGCACAAATTGATGCGTTGCAGAACTTTTCTTATCTTGACAATGAAGTACTTGTGGTAAACAACGAATTGTTGTCGGGCCAGGAAGTACTGATTGCATCAGGGCCTTTCAAAAATCTTTCAGGGCGTTTGGTTCGCCATAATGGAAAAGGGAAGTTATTGATTGAGTTTGTGGCCTTAGGGCAGGGGCTTTTGGTAGAATTGGATCGAACTAAATTGATATTACGTTAA
- a CDS encoding Gfo/Idh/MocA family protein: MKKFALIGAAGYIAPRHLRAIKETGNTLVAALDTFDSVGIIDSFFPKAAFFVEFERFDRHVEKLRRLEQQIDFVSICSPNYLHDAHIRFGLRNHASVICEKPLVLNPWNIDALLDIQRESNQRAFSILQLRLHPSIIALKKKVERSPPAEVFDVDLTYITSRGNWYYTSWKGDITKSGGIATNIGVHFYDMLAWVFGEVKTNVVHQHTHDRAAGYLEFAKARVRWFLSISNQTLPAHISEKGQTTYRSITLDGEEIEFSDGFMDLHTASYQHILAGNGFGIEEARTSIEIVHAIRTAKISPLLGDYHPLVKLPLTKHPFLRSQPVLKVEDIV, translated from the coding sequence ATGAAAAAATTTGCTCTTATTGGGGCTGCTGGTTACATTGCGCCGCGCCATCTGCGCGCTATCAAAGAAACAGGTAACACGCTGGTTGCAGCCTTAGATACTTTTGACAGCGTTGGAATTATAGATAGTTTCTTCCCCAAAGCGGCGTTTTTTGTTGAATTCGAAAGGTTTGACAGACACGTTGAAAAGCTGCGACGACTGGAGCAACAAATTGATTTTGTAAGTATTTGTAGCCCAAACTATCTGCACGACGCCCATATCCGCTTCGGTTTAAGGAATCATGCCAGTGTTATCTGCGAAAAACCGCTGGTACTCAATCCCTGGAATATTGATGCACTGTTGGATATTCAACGAGAAAGTAACCAGCGGGCGTTTTCTATTTTACAGCTGAGGTTACATCCCAGTATCATAGCACTTAAGAAAAAAGTCGAACGTAGCCCGCCTGCCGAAGTATTTGATGTAGACCTGACCTACATCACCTCAAGGGGCAACTGGTATTATACCTCATGGAAAGGTGACATAACCAAGTCTGGAGGCATTGCGACAAACATAGGTGTGCATTTTTATGATATGCTGGCCTGGGTTTTTGGTGAGGTGAAAACGAACGTAGTACACCAGCATACACACGACCGGGCCGCGGGATACCTGGAGTTTGCAAAGGCCCGGGTAAGGTGGTTTCTGTCTATCAGCAACCAGACCCTTCCGGCTCACATCAGCGAGAAGGGGCAGACAACCTACCGTTCTATTACGCTGGATGGAGAAGAGATTGAATTCAGTGATGGTTTTATGGATTTGCATACGGCCAGCTATCAGCATATTCTTGCAGGAAATGGTTTCGGGATAGAAGAGGCCCGTACGTCAATAGAAATTGTACACGCGATCCGTACAGCGAAAATTTCACCGCTGCTCGGTGATTATCACCCTTTAGTAAAACTGCCTCTTACCAAACATCCCTTTCTGCGAAGCCAGCCTGTTTTGAAAGTGGAGGATATCGTTTAA
- a CDS encoding acyltransferase, with protein MKAAYIHPSAIVDEGCVIGEGTRIWHFSHLMPGCIIGQNCNLGQNVVISPDVILGNNVKVQNNVSIYTGVICDDDVFLGPSMVFTNVINPRSAINRREQFRKTHVGKGASIGANATIVCGNDIGAYAFIGAGAVVTKTALPYALVVGNPARQIGWVSEYGHRLHFDKEGRAVCPESKEAYELVDGTVRKQMVSNAC; from the coding sequence ATGAAAGCCGCATATATACACCCAAGTGCCATTGTTGATGAAGGCTGTGTGATTGGAGAGGGAACCAGAATATGGCATTTTTCCCATCTTATGCCGGGTTGTATCATCGGGCAGAATTGTAATCTGGGGCAGAATGTAGTGATATCACCAGATGTGATATTGGGCAATAATGTCAAAGTGCAAAACAATGTGTCCATCTACACCGGGGTCATTTGTGATGACGACGTATTCCTGGGCCCTTCCATGGTTTTTACAAATGTCATAAATCCGCGCAGTGCAATTAACCGGCGCGAACAATTTCGAAAAACACACGTAGGAAAGGGAGCGAGTATCGGAGCCAACGCCACCATTGTGTGCGGAAATGATATTGGTGCCTATGCCTTTATTGGGGCAGGCGCGGTGGTTACCAAAACAGCGCTTCCCTATGCGTTGGTAGTGGGGAATCCGGCGCGGCAGATTGGCTGGGTAAGCGAATACGGACATCGGCTTCATTTTGACAAAGAGGGGCGTGCCGTTTGTCCGGAAAGTAAAGAGGCCTATGAATTGGTGGATGGAACGGTGAGGAAACAGATGGTTAGTAATGCTTGCTAA
- a CDS encoding DegT/DnrJ/EryC1/StrS family aminotransferase, translated as MNLAPLIDDTIQMVDLTGQYQRIKPEIDAAIQDCIDQAIFIKGGKVTQFENQLAQYLDIEQVISCGNGTDAIQLAFMALGLKPGDEVIVPAFTYAAAAEVIALLGLVPVLVDVDPLTFNMTAASVEGAITPKTRAVVPVHLFGQCADMENILNLCSSRELYIIEDNAQSLGAQYTFKAGKVVSAGGLGHLGITSFFPSKNLGCFGDGGAVYTNHPALGARVRMIANHGQEVKYRHDVIGINSRLDTIQAVILLEKLKFLNSYINARQQAASWYDAAFQDVAEIEIPGRTSYSTHVFHQYTLKVPAHQRDGLKAFLQQRNIPSMVYYPISLARQKAYQGVSRVVGDLNVTEELCQQVLSLPMHTELKPLQLEFITDSVRTFFEMAR; from the coding sequence ATGAACTTAGCGCCATTGATTGATGACACCATCCAAATGGTTGATCTGACAGGTCAATATCAACGTATCAAACCTGAAATTGACGCGGCCATCCAGGATTGTATTGATCAGGCAATATTTATAAAAGGTGGCAAAGTAACACAGTTTGAAAACCAACTGGCCCAGTACCTGGATATTGAACAGGTAATTTCTTGTGGAAATGGGACGGATGCTATCCAGCTGGCCTTTATGGCCCTGGGACTCAAGCCAGGAGATGAGGTGATTGTTCCGGCATTCACCTATGCAGCAGCGGCAGAAGTGATAGCACTGCTGGGCCTTGTTCCGGTGCTTGTTGACGTGGATCCCCTTACTTTTAATATGACTGCTGCGTCCGTAGAAGGTGCTATTACCCCAAAAACCAGGGCGGTTGTTCCGGTGCATTTATTCGGGCAATGTGCTGATATGGAAAATATTCTTAATTTGTGCAGCTCCCGGGAGCTGTATATTATTGAAGACAACGCCCAGTCTCTTGGTGCGCAATATACTTTTAAAGCCGGTAAGGTAGTGTCGGCGGGTGGCCTGGGGCACCTGGGCATCACCTCCTTTTTCCCTTCCAAAAATCTGGGCTGTTTTGGTGATGGCGGTGCTGTATATACCAACCATCCCGCATTAGGTGCAAGGGTGCGGATGATCGCAAATCATGGGCAGGAGGTGAAATACCGGCATGATGTGATCGGGATAAATTCCCGGTTGGATACGATTCAGGCTGTAATTCTGCTGGAAAAGCTGAAGTTCCTCAATAGTTATATCAATGCTCGTCAGCAGGCTGCTTCCTGGTACGACGCTGCTTTCCAAGACGTTGCTGAAATTGAAATTCCCGGAAGAACGTCGTATTCTACGCATGTTTTTCATCAGTATACCCTGAAAGTCCCTGCTCACCAACGGGATGGGTTGAAAGCCTTCCTGCAGCAAAGAAATATTCCGAGCATGGTATATTATCCGATTTCCCTTGCCCGTCAGAAAGCATATCAGGGGGTGAGCCGAGTGGTGGGAGATCTTAATGTAACGGAAGAGCTATGTCAGCAGGTACTGTCGCTGCCCATGCATACCGAGCTTAAGCCATTGCAATTGGAATTCATTACAGATAGTGTAAGAACTTTTTTCGAAATGGCCCGGTGA
- a CDS encoding sugar transferase, whose protein sequence is MFEDIPEVSERYEQRLSYHTNELTQIAPLGPWCSISQRNGLNAPLLGSSTHLFLEGQLTRFPDVNQFLGRIHSLLPDDRYLAFHAITSENKKNILRRRYVSWGFKIYYLFYFLGRRVLPKLYGVRWVSKKLSIPIDMSKSEIMGRLIYNGFQIVEIRESSDNTLFIAQPDPAYEPNEARKDSNEGILFTMRRLGKNARPMTIYKFRSMHPYSEFVQAYLHRSNGLDAEGKFKNDFRVSTGGKFIRKYWIDEIPMIYNLLRGDIKLIGVRPISEHYFSLYPEEMRSMRSRHKPGLLPPFYADLPNSFEEIVESERRYLEAYEKAPLQTEVSYFFKILRNIFINKARSK, encoded by the coding sequence ATGTTTGAAGATATACCAGAGGTTTCCGAGCGTTATGAGCAGCGCTTATCTTATCATACAAATGAACTTACCCAAATAGCTCCATTGGGGCCATGGTGCTCCATTTCTCAGCGTAATGGTCTGAACGCTCCGCTGCTGGGGTCTTCCACACATTTGTTTTTGGAAGGCCAGCTTACCCGATTTCCGGATGTAAACCAATTTCTTGGCAGGATACACAGTCTTTTACCGGACGACAGGTATTTAGCTTTTCACGCCATTACATCCGAAAACAAAAAGAACATTCTTCGCAGGAGGTACGTGTCGTGGGGTTTTAAAATTTATTACCTTTTTTATTTTTTGGGAAGAAGGGTGCTGCCCAAGCTTTATGGAGTGAGGTGGGTGAGCAAAAAGCTGAGTATTCCTATTGATATGTCCAAGTCGGAAATCATGGGCCGGCTTATTTATAATGGTTTTCAGATTGTGGAGATACGGGAAAGTTCTGACAATACCCTTTTTATTGCACAGCCCGATCCCGCCTATGAGCCGAACGAGGCCAGAAAGGATTCCAATGAGGGAATTTTGTTCACTATGCGGCGGTTGGGGAAAAATGCAAGGCCGATGACCATATACAAGTTCCGGTCCATGCATCCGTATTCAGAATTTGTACAGGCCTATTTGCACCGGTCTAACGGGCTGGATGCCGAGGGTAAATTCAAGAATGATTTCAGGGTAAGCACAGGGGGGAAATTTATCCGGAAATACTGGATTGATGAAATCCCCATGATTTATAACCTCTTAAGGGGGGACATCAAGCTGATTGGCGTAAGGCCAATCAGTGAACACTATTTCAGCCTCTATCCCGAAGAAATGCGCAGCATGAGGTCAAGGCACAAGCCTGGGCTGTTGCCTCCTTTTTATGCCGATTTACCCAATAGTTTTGAAGAGATAGTGGAGTCCGAGCGCAGATACCTGGAAGCTTATGAGAAGGCCCCGCTTCAAACAGAAGTCTCCTATTTCTTCAAAATTCTCAGAAATATTTTTATCAACAAGGCAAGGAGCAAATGA
- a CDS encoding GTPase family protein, with amino-acid sequence MALANISRLLSKRSVFNNDVLNEIQNLSKLSYNLSLIENSGQAAFPAVQHMTDTKVESTVAADILQKIELEQESLRKLQERFSKKDITIAVLGRARHGKSTILQSLSGLDSSVIPGGSGLRGTASVSHVTNTDQDQVHVTVQFYNREDFFSTTILPYFNSLGLTPVPKNLAEFEVSPLPFFQQNGNAMANARYQKLREYRDNISQYNYLLTGVSRQVEPGEIYEYVTQYAENKQSAYKYLMATYKYLAVRQIEISCRFPSPNLGKLTLIDVPGVGDLGLIHEENRISALMGKADLFLFVRKPDPLGDDWSQVDLDLYNLFMSANQQADPLFHVRNSTFLVLNNLNIGSDVSNLDRCTAMQAGMTGQGMEFSEVSIMDCSDKNDVTEKILGESTSSFINKISQLDEQIMQRSKDSIFKLSNQIQKLLSNMEPKKLPEGNFSLYDFKDIFNNLWAVQTNSFEDLLKRKYSLCNEPNKAVYDHFEHTRDHVKSLLNKLTETDIKLSRNAVGSYNKAYENFLNEYKSHITNEFLKLDKILFEVLKDIKNEVYDILKNEGQLSYMNNLPGSFDAVLIDEISGISNLRNPVTSFANFQLSYLGFLHFKIREYLNILTPDYLEIRLSRQDTDADILNYIRHSVEACLYQIQKEFSIWSKDINKISFSLLEEFLNQIFRSNHAKDNWEIFYQLNSDKIWPEKYGKVADKQTEIKNITLPINNTKELSNALNRATA; translated from the coding sequence ATGGCCCTAGCCAATATTTCCCGGCTGTTGAGTAAAAGATCCGTCTTTAACAATGACGTTTTAAACGAAATCCAAAATCTTTCAAAGTTAAGCTATAATCTATCCTTAATTGAAAATTCCGGGCAGGCCGCTTTTCCGGCAGTTCAGCACATGACCGACACCAAAGTGGAAAGCACTGTGGCTGCCGATATTTTACAGAAAATCGAGTTGGAGCAGGAGAGTTTGCGTAAACTTCAGGAACGTTTTTCAAAGAAGGACATTACAATAGCGGTTTTGGGGCGCGCCAGGCATGGGAAAAGTACTATCCTGCAGAGCTTGTCGGGACTGGATTCCAGTGTGATTCCGGGCGGAAGCGGATTGCGTGGCACAGCAAGCGTCAGCCATGTAACCAATACGGATCAGGATCAGGTGCATGTTACCGTGCAGTTTTATAATCGGGAAGATTTTTTTTCTACTACCATCCTGCCCTATTTCAATAGTCTGGGACTGACGCCGGTTCCTAAAAATCTGGCAGAGTTTGAGGTATCACCACTGCCGTTTTTTCAGCAGAATGGTAATGCCATGGCCAATGCCCGATACCAGAAATTGCGGGAATATCGGGACAACATCTCTCAATACAACTATCTCCTGACCGGAGTTTCCAGACAGGTAGAGCCTGGGGAAATATATGAATATGTTACGCAGTATGCGGAAAACAAGCAGTCGGCCTACAAATACCTGATGGCGACTTATAAGTATCTTGCTGTGAGGCAGATAGAAATTTCCTGCCGTTTTCCTTCACCCAATTTGGGGAAGCTTACCCTGATTGATGTACCGGGAGTGGGGGATCTGGGACTGATTCATGAAGAAAACAGGATCAGTGCGCTGATGGGCAAGGCGGACCTTTTTCTTTTTGTGAGAAAGCCGGATCCACTGGGAGATGACTGGTCGCAGGTTGACCTGGATTTGTACAACCTGTTTATGAGCGCCAACCAGCAGGCAGATCCGTTGTTTCACGTCAGGAACAGCACGTTTTTGGTACTGAACAATCTGAACATCGGTTCTGATGTAAGCAATTTGGACCGGTGCACTGCTATGCAGGCGGGAATGACTGGTCAGGGAATGGAATTCTCGGAGGTCAGTATTATGGACTGCAGTGACAAAAATGATGTGACCGAAAAAATCCTTGGAGAAAGTACTTCTTCCTTTATTAATAAGATCAGCCAATTGGATGAGCAGATCATGCAGCGCTCCAAGGACAGCATATTTAAGCTTTCGAACCAGATCCAAAAACTACTTTCGAATATGGAGCCTAAAAAGCTTCCCGAAGGAAATTTTAGTTTGTATGACTTCAAGGATATATTTAACAACCTATGGGCCGTTCAGACCAATTCTTTTGAGGATTTACTGAAGCGAAAATATTCGTTATGTAATGAGCCTAATAAGGCGGTTTACGATCATTTTGAGCACACACGGGATCATGTGAAAAGCCTTCTGAACAAATTAACAGAGACGGATATCAAGCTAAGCCGGAATGCGGTGGGGTCCTACAACAAGGCGTATGAGAATTTTCTGAATGAATACAAGTCTCACATTACCAATGAGTTTTTAAAACTGGACAAGATATTATTCGAAGTTTTGAAAGACATCAAAAATGAGGTGTATGATATCCTGAAAAACGAAGGCCAGTTGTCTTACATGAACAACCTGCCGGGGTCGTTTGATGCCGTGTTGATTGATGAAATCAGTGGTATATCAAATCTCAGGAATCCGGTTACCTCTTTTGCTAATTTCCAGTTGTCCTACCTTGGGTTTCTGCATTTCAAGATTCGGGAATACCTTAATATATTGACACCGGATTATCTTGAAATACGCTTGTCGCGCCAGGATACCGACGCGGATATTTTAAATTACATCCGGCATTCGGTAGAAGCTTGCCTGTACCAGATCCAAAAGGAATTTTCGATTTGGTCCAAAGATATCAACAAAATATCTTTCTCCCTGTTGGAAGAATTTCTCAATCAGATTTTCAGGTCTAATCATGCCAAGGATAACTGGGAAATTTTCTATCAGTTGAATTCTGATAAAATCTGGCCTGAGAAATACGGTAAAGTTGCCGACAAGCAAACCGAGATTAAAAACATTACGCTTCCCATAAACAATACCAAGGAGTTGTCCAACGCCTTGAACCGGGCAACCGCCTGA
- a CDS encoding vWA domain-containing protein → MKFSLSLFCITFGLLASVYAQPGVQQVSLNRYVEFLNHSVEVVSNRFQMVRGYQADAALYRKRADFLLRLPSSGPLEEYYYQKALEGKGIAAAEKQQLNAGAAGIWALLNQLDETCKTLETYVHLKTYREDNLKQSDIHIEAIKAQLKLFSQKKTDFYQQIQQVSQHYQPYLASDPYQKTAKMMERVLLIQKQLLDSLPYYLNEDNRSEWPVGMVQRSMLADEKLLAELTADPKIAYPASSMIPSFKSALAALQTLKRYAVDDHNYAARQSAKHGNEVYLAFINQYNNDLLANYKSFVDYSPLAGHLLHAVAFSPVFATESARVQQAAVSVEPFKDIPLRSFSVKRADAPATPATLQTLNQYVDFINESLRQMHLLQMLVRNYQSTAEYYRDPTRSKSRAGLSYSHDDFKVPVSLYQLLLSTSASLPQSYRVAVVSQAEVLLNILKEMDGLSISLIAYTSEKRYLEDQLLYSDKVLDRYVYLFDTFDQKKEQLYNDLRRIHESYPNVNPTASWYVAGAALQQTMDNDREVLFGIKSYLKGSAALLPETARLEAGARQLIADEYRNLKGLQRLGRSNGLCPYSPYEDLAGNSARFAEMAQQVKAVSSGTVTHPYESFYYFYNNQLVYQYNKFVELANAGLLMAVRQPDVFAFRRIPTKPAERPGSDTKPVINERVSSETAGDVRKAENSTEGKKSSAPQPVSTTLTKARRDTVYVERVRVDTVYVDRQAGLPGTGRSLEGFAPNNMVLLLDVSASMESPFKMPLLKRSIKSLLTLLRPEDQISIVVYSGKARVVLKPTSGSKAAEIARMIDLLHSSGDTDGNEGLRLAYKTANKQYIRGGNNRIVLATDGEFPVSEEVLRMVGENARQDLYLSVFTFGRNQHTGQKLRKLGQLGQGTYAHVTEESADLQLILEAQGKRQLSK, encoded by the coding sequence ATGAAATTTTCTCTGTCACTTTTCTGTATAACCTTCGGACTGCTGGCTTCGGTATATGCGCAACCGGGAGTGCAGCAGGTGTCACTGAACAGGTATGTGGAGTTTTTGAACCACTCGGTTGAGGTGGTGTCCAACCGTTTTCAGATGGTGCGGGGTTACCAGGCTGATGCGGCGCTGTACCGGAAAAGGGCAGATTTTCTGCTCCGGTTGCCTTCCTCCGGGCCTCTGGAGGAATATTATTATCAGAAAGCGCTGGAAGGAAAAGGTATTGCGGCCGCGGAAAAGCAGCAGTTGAATGCCGGTGCTGCGGGAATATGGGCGTTGCTGAATCAGCTGGATGAGACCTGCAAAACGTTGGAAACCTATGTTCATCTGAAAACGTACCGGGAAGATAACCTGAAGCAGTCAGACATTCATATTGAAGCAATAAAGGCTCAGTTGAAACTTTTCAGTCAGAAAAAGACCGATTTTTATCAGCAGATTCAGCAGGTATCCCAGCACTATCAGCCGTATCTTGCTTCGGATCCGTATCAGAAAACGGCAAAAATGATGGAGCGCGTTCTGCTGATTCAAAAACAGTTGCTGGATTCCCTTCCGTATTATCTCAATGAGGACAATCGTTCGGAATGGCCTGTGGGTATGGTACAGCGGAGTATGCTGGCAGACGAAAAACTTTTGGCCGAGCTGACTGCCGATCCAAAAATTGCTTACCCGGCCTCTAGTATGATACCCTCTTTCAAATCGGCGCTTGCAGCTTTGCAAACGCTGAAACGGTATGCCGTGGATGACCATAACTATGCGGCAAGGCAGTCGGCAAAACATGGGAATGAGGTGTACCTTGCGTTCATAAATCAATACAACAATGACCTGCTGGCTAATTATAAGTCTTTCGTGGATTACAGTCCGTTGGCCGGACATTTGCTGCATGCAGTCGCTTTCAGTCCGGTTTTTGCAACAGAATCGGCGCGCGTTCAGCAGGCAGCGGTATCTGTGGAGCCGTTTAAGGATATACCGCTTCGGTCATTCAGCGTCAAGCGGGCCGATGCTCCGGCAACTCCGGCAACCCTGCAGACCCTTAATCAGTATGTGGACTTTATCAATGAGTCGTTGCGGCAAATGCATTTATTGCAGATGCTGGTCCGTAACTATCAGAGCACCGCAGAGTACTACCGGGATCCCACCCGCAGCAAATCCCGCGCTGGCCTGTCTTATTCGCACGATGATTTCAAAGTCCCTGTTTCTCTTTATCAGCTGTTGCTGAGCACTAGCGCTTCGCTACCGCAGTCCTATCGTGTGGCGGTTGTGAGCCAGGCGGAAGTGCTGCTGAATATACTCAAAGAAATGGATGGTTTGAGTATCAGTCTGATCGCTTACACCTCTGAAAAGCGTTACCTGGAGGATCAGCTGCTCTATTCGGATAAGGTACTGGACCGGTATGTTTATCTGTTTGATACTTTCGATCAGAAAAAGGAACAGCTTTATAACGACCTACGGCGTATTCATGAAAGTTATCCGAATGTGAATCCGACAGCGTCGTGGTATGTGGCAGGGGCCGCTTTACAGCAAACTATGGATAACGACAGGGAGGTTTTGTTCGGTATCAAATCTTATTTAAAAGGAAGCGCGGCGCTGTTACCGGAAACTGCGCGGCTGGAAGCCGGTGCCAGGCAACTGATTGCCGATGAATACCGGAATCTGAAAGGATTGCAGCGGCTGGGGCGCAGCAACGGCCTGTGTCCGTACTCGCCCTACGAAGATCTGGCAGGTAATTCTGCCCGGTTTGCGGAAATGGCGCAGCAGGTAAAAGCCGTTTCGTCTGGTACGGTAACGCATCCCTACGAATCGTTTTATTATTTTTATAATAATCAGCTTGTTTATCAATACAATAAGTTTGTAGAGCTGGCAAACGCAGGTCTCCTGATGGCGGTTCGTCAGCCTGATGTTTTCGCCTTTCGCCGGATTCCGACGAAACCAGCGGAGCGTCCAGGATCCGATACCAAACCTGTAATCAATGAACGGGTGAGTTCAGAAACTGCGGGTGATGTGCGTAAGGCGGAAAACTCCACTGAGGGAAAAAAGAGCTCCGCGCCACAGCCTGTCAGCACCACCCTGACAAAGGCCCGTAGGGACACCGTTTATGTGGAGCGCGTCAGGGTAGATACCGTGTATGTGGATAGGCAGGCCGGGCTGCCAGGTACCGGCAGGTCACTGGAAGGTTTTGCGCCGAATAACATGGTCTTGCTGCTCGACGTATCCGCTTCTATGGAATCTCCGTTTAAAATGCCGTTGTTGAAGCGGTCCATCAAATCGCTGCTGACGTTGCTCCGGCCTGAGGATCAGATTTCCATTGTGGTATATTCGGGAAAAGCGCGGGTTGTACTGAAACCAACCTCCGGGTCGAAAGCAGCAGAGATTGCCCGTATGATCGATCTGCTTCATTCATCCGGCGATACCGACGGCAATGAAGGACTTCGACTTGCGTATAAAACGGCCAACAAGCAGTATATCCGGGGAGGGAATAACCGGATTGTTCTTGCTACGGATGGCGAATTTCCCGTCAGCGAGGAAGTACTGCGCATGGTGGGCGAAAACGCACGGCAGGATCTTTATCTGAGCGTATTTACTTTTGGGAGGAACCAGCATACAGGCCAGAAACTCAGAAAACTGGGGCAGCTTGGCCAGGGTACCTATGCACATGTAACGGAAGAAAGTGCAGACCTTCAGTTGATTCTGGAGGCGCAGGGCAAAAGACAGCTTTCGAAATAG